The window TTTGTCTGTTTTCATGTCATACATAATCCATAAGTCACGTCACCTTAACACTTTGCTGGAGCAGGTGAATTCTGTTGAACTTCCGGTGATAGAGCGGGTGGACAGATTAAGCGGAGCTGTGCAGAAGCAGGCGGAGTTCAGAGAGAAGTATGTAATATCCGGGGATGTTGATTTTCTGGAGCGCCACAGAGACTATCGCTCCGAGGCGCTGTCTTTGATATCCGCTCTGGACGGGCTGATAAGCGACATTGACAAGGACAGGGCTTTTCAGGAGCTTGAGTCGGCCTATTCTGCATTTAATGCGGAGAACGAGAGATATATTGCCGCCAGAGGAAGAACAGCCGAGGTTCCTTCATATGCAGGCGTTTCGCAGTCCCTTACAAAGCTGAGAGGACTGGCGGCGGGGAAAAGGAAGGAGAGTCTTGAGCTGTCGGGGGTTCTTGCAGGGCAGATGAGGACTGCGTCACTGGTTTTCGTTCTGTCCGGCGGCGTTCTGGTGGTTCTGTTGGCTTTCGTTAATACGAAGAGCATAGTCAGTCCCATCCGCAAGCTGAGAGACAGCACCCATCAGGTGGCGAAGGGTGTTTATCCTGAAAATATCGACTCCGGCGGACCTGTGGAGATAAGCGGGCTGGCGGATGATTTCAGGGTGATGGTGGAAAGGCTGCGAGAGAGTGATGAGCTTCGCACCGAGTTTATAGGCAACGTGTCCCATGAGCTTCGGACTCCGCTGACATCGATCCGTGAGGCTTCGACCATGCTGAGAGAGGATTATTTCAAGGCCGACCGTGACAGCTCGGAGAAGCTACTGGACATAATAAGCACCGAAAGCGACAGAATGATCAATTCGGTGAACAACATACTGGAAATAACCCGTCTGGATATCGCTCAGGCGGTGTATGAGTTTGAGGATGCGGATATAGGCAGGATAGCCGAGGCCGCAATTCAGAACACTGCGCCCATAGCGGCCAGACGCAACATAAGCGTGATATCGGCAATAGACGCATCTGCAAAGGCCGACAGGGAAAAGCTGGCGGTGGTGTTCGTAAACCTTATCGGCAATGCGCTGAAATATTCCGGTGAGGCTACGACCGTAAGGCTGTCGGCGGAGAGGATCGGCGACAGGCTGAGGGTTTGCGTAGCCGACGAGGGAGCCGGCATTGCGCAGGAAGAGCTTGGTCTGATATTTGAAAGATACAGACTGGGGAGCAACCGCAGCTTTGAATATAAAGGTTCGGGGCTGGGGCTTGCGATATGCAGAAAAATTATTGAAAAACACGGAGGCCGGATATGGGCGGAAAGCGGACAGGGACAGGGGAGCAGATTTTATTTTACGCTGCCCCTCTGCTGATACTGCTTCTGAGCGGGTGCGCACTGCATGATGCGCAGGAGAGAGCATTTTCGGCACAGCTTAGAAACGGGGATGCAGAGCAGGCTCGGCAGGTGCTCGACAGGTCGGACAGAATAATCGACGACAAGGCTCTTTTCGGCTATATTCTGCTCTTTTCGGACGGAGCGTCCCCACAGTATGACCCGCATATGGCGCAGGTATATCTCGACCGGATAACGGCGATATACCCTGAAAGTCCCTACACGGGATATGCCGCTCAGGCTGTCAGGCTGATGAAGCGGGCGGATTCAGCCGAACGGGAAAGGGCGGAGCTGAACGATAAACTGTTGCAGGTCAGAAAGGCAATGGCGGATCAGGCGGCGGCGAATGCGGAGAGTTTAAAGGCTCTGGATGAGGCCGAGAAGCGGCTGGCGGCGGAAAACAGGGAACTTAATGACAGGCTGAAGGCTCTAAGCAGGGAGAATGAAAAACTGCGGAGTCAGCAGGAACGGATGAAAGAGATCGACCTGAACGGCGGCAGAAAGGGGCTGGGACACTGATGGCAAAAGTTTTGATAGTCGATGATGACATTAGTCTGCTTGAAATATTGCGGATGAGGTTTCAGAGCTGCGGCTTTACTCCCCATGCGGCACAGAGCGCAGGAGAGGCGCTGGCGATGCTTAAGAGCGATGTTTTCGATGCGGCGGTTTTCGACATGCGGCTTGGGTCGGAAACCGGACTTGAACTCCTGCGGGAAGCGCATGCCATAGACAGCGGTCTCCCTGTGATATTTCTCACCGCCTACGGAACCATAAACGATGCTGTTGAGGCGATGAAACAGGGGGCGTACAGCTACCTCACAAAGCCTTTTGACCATAGAGAGCTGATAGAAAAGGTTGCCGATGCCGTTGAGAGGTGCAGTCACTCAAGACGGATTCTTAGGGTCAACGATGATGATTCGCCCGTAGCGGTGACGATAATAGGCTGTTCCGAGAAGACCCGCAGGGTGCGTGAGCGGATTGCGGCGGCGGGGCAGAGC of the Seleniivibrio woodruffii genome contains:
- a CDS encoding sensor histidine kinase, with product MRINGVFGRLLAANLAVLIFLSVFMSYIIHKSRHLNTLLEQVNSVELPVIERVDRLSGAVQKQAEFREKYVISGDVDFLERHRDYRSEALSLISALDGLISDIDKDRAFQELESAYSAFNAENERYIAARGRTAEVPSYAGVSQSLTKLRGLAAGKRKESLELSGVLAGQMRTASLVFVLSGGVLVVLLAFVNTKSIVSPIRKLRDSTHQVAKGVYPENIDSGGPVEISGLADDFRVMVERLRESDELRTEFIGNVSHELRTPLTSIREASTMLREDYFKADRDSSEKLLDIISTESDRMINSVNNILEITRLDIAQAVYEFEDADIGRIAEAAIQNTAPIAARRNISVISAIDASAKADREKLAVVFVNLIGNALKYSGEATTVRLSAERIGDRLRVCVADEGAGIAQEELGLIFERYRLGSNRSFEYKGSGLGLAICRKIIEKHGGRIWAESGQGQGSRFYFTLPLC